In Sinorhizobium mexicanum, one DNA window encodes the following:
- a CDS encoding acetyl-CoA carboxylase biotin carboxylase subunit, with product MFKKILIANRGEIACRVIRTAKRLGIATVAVYSDADRDAMHVRMADEAVYIGASPSSQSYIVIDKILDAIRKTGADAVHPGYGFLSENAAFAEALEKEGIVFIGPPVGAIQAMGDKITSKKIAAEADVSTVPGHMGLIEDAEEAVRISTAIGYPVMIKASAGGGGKGMRIAWNDIEAREGFQSSKNEAKSSFGDDRIFIEKFVTEPRHIEIQVLGDKHGNTLYLGERECSIQRRNQKVIEEAPSPFLDEKTRRAMGEQAVALAKAVGYHSAGTVEFIVDGERNFYFLEMNTRLQVEHPVTELITGLDLVEQMIRVAAGEELAFSQKDVKLDGWAIESRLYAEDPYRNFLPSIGRLTRYRPPEEGRRDDGTVIRNDTGVFEGGEISMYYDPMIAKLCTWGPDRATAVEAMASALDDFEVEGIGHNLPFLSAVMQQRRFREGRLTTAYIAEEFTDGFQGVVPDEADARKLAAVAVAINQALQERASQISGTIGNHRRVVGHDWVASLGDRHFAVTAGASADGAFVRFADERAVTVATDWTPGRTLATFNIDNWPMGVKVDLVGTGIRLRWRGIDVIVRVRTPRVAELARLMPKKLPPDTSKMLLCPMPGVVTLIAVKEGDTVEAGQAIAVVEAMKMENILRAEKRATVKRVAIVAGASLAVDELIMEFE from the coding sequence ATGTTCAAGAAAATCCTCATCGCCAATCGTGGCGAAATCGCCTGCCGCGTCATCCGCACCGCCAAGAGGCTCGGCATTGCGACCGTCGCCGTCTACTCCGATGCCGATCGCGACGCCATGCATGTCCGCATGGCGGATGAAGCGGTATACATCGGCGCCTCGCCCTCCAGCCAGTCCTATATTGTCATCGACAAGATCCTCGACGCGATCCGCAAGACCGGCGCCGATGCCGTGCATCCGGGCTACGGCTTCCTTTCGGAAAACGCCGCCTTTGCCGAAGCGCTGGAGAAGGAGGGCATCGTCTTCATCGGGCCGCCGGTCGGTGCCATCCAGGCGATGGGCGACAAGATCACCTCGAAGAAGATTGCCGCAGAAGCCGATGTTTCGACCGTTCCCGGTCATATGGGCCTGATCGAGGACGCCGAGGAAGCCGTCCGGATTTCCACCGCCATCGGCTATCCGGTGATGATCAAGGCGTCGGCCGGCGGCGGCGGCAAGGGCATGCGGATCGCCTGGAACGACATCGAGGCGCGCGAAGGCTTCCAGTCGTCAAAGAACGAGGCGAAAAGCTCCTTCGGCGACGACCGCATCTTCATCGAAAAATTCGTGACCGAGCCCCGCCACATCGAAATCCAGGTGCTCGGCGACAAACACGGCAACACGCTCTATCTCGGCGAGCGCGAATGCTCGATCCAGCGCCGTAACCAGAAGGTCATCGAAGAAGCCCCGTCCCCGTTCCTCGACGAGAAGACGCGGCGCGCCATGGGCGAGCAGGCGGTCGCGCTCGCCAAAGCCGTCGGCTATCACTCCGCCGGTACGGTCGAATTCATCGTCGACGGCGAACGCAACTTCTACTTCCTCGAGATGAATACCCGTTTGCAGGTGGAGCATCCGGTGACGGAACTCATCACCGGGCTCGACCTCGTCGAGCAGATGATCCGCGTCGCCGCCGGCGAGGAACTCGCCTTCAGCCAGAAAGACGTGAAGCTCGACGGCTGGGCGATCGAAAGCCGGCTCTACGCGGAGGACCCCTACCGCAACTTCCTGCCTTCGATCGGCCGGCTGACGCGCTACCGCCCGCCCGAGGAAGGAAGGCGGGACGACGGGACCGTCATCCGCAACGACACCGGCGTCTTCGAGGGCGGCGAAATCTCGATGTATTACGACCCGATGATCGCCAAGCTCTGCACCTGGGGGCCGGATCGCGCCACGGCCGTCGAGGCGATGGCGAGCGCACTCGACGATTTCGAGGTCGAGGGCATAGGGCACAACCTCCCGTTCCTTTCCGCGGTCATGCAGCAGCGGCGCTTCCGCGAAGGGCGGCTGACCACCGCCTATATCGCCGAGGAATTTACCGACGGCTTCCAGGGCGTCGTCCCGGACGAGGCGGATGCACGCAAGCTTGCGGCCGTCGCGGTCGCGATCAACCAGGCGCTACAGGAGCGCGCAAGCCAGATCTCGGGCACGATCGGCAACCACCGCCGCGTCGTTGGTCACGACTGGGTGGCAAGCCTTGGTGATCGCCACTTTGCCGTCACGGCCGGCGCCTCGGCCGATGGCGCCTTCGTTCGCTTTGCCGACGAGAGAGCGGTGACGGTCGCGACCGACTGGACGCCCGGCCGCACGCTTGCCACCTTCAACATCGACAATTGGCCTATGGGCGTGAAGGTCGATCTCGTCGGCACCGGGATCCGGCTGCGCTGGCGCGGCATCGACGTGATCGTGCGCGTCAGAACCCCGCGCGTTGCCGAACTTGCGCGGCTGATGCCGAAGAAGCTGCCGCCGGACACGTCGAAGATGCTGCTCTGCCCGATGCCAGGCGTCGTGACCTTGATCGCCGTCAAGGAGGGCGACACGGTCGAGGCCGGACAGGCAATCGCCGTCGTCGAGGCGATGAAGATGGAAAACATCCTCCGGGCTGAGAAGCGAGCAACGGTCAAGCGCGTGGCAATTGTCGCCGGAGCGAGCCTCGCGGTGGACGAGCTGATCATGGA